The Pseudomonas fluorescens genome segment GGGTAGCTTTCCAGCGCTTGTCGAAGGTTCGCACGCGAGCCGTTCACCAGCACATGCTTCCCGGCTTTCAACCATTGGTCCATTTCCACCGGGATCCCGTAGGCCAGGCCATTGGCCTCCCATGCCAGAGAAAACTCACCTGCACGCTGCCGCCGTTCGAACTCTTGCGGCGCCACACCGATCGCATCTTCCCCCACCGATTCAGCCGAACGCGTGATCACCCGACGTATTACTTCGCAGCTCAACGCATGCAGTGGCACGCGTGCAGCCTCAATCAGACTGTCCTTGCCGGAGCCGGAAGGCCCCATGAGATAAATCAGCCTGCCATCCATCCTGAAAACGCCCTCCGACGGGCATTTGCCCCTAGTAAATCGGCCATTTGCCACTATCCTGTACAAGGTAAGGAACAAGGATTTTAGCCGCATAGCATGCACGGTCCGAAGTCTTCAGACATCAGTTCGT includes the following:
- the phnN gene encoding phosphonate metabolism protein/1,5-bisphosphokinase (PRPP-forming) PhnN; the encoded protein is MDGRLIYLMGPSGSGKDSLIEAARVPLHALSCEVIRRVITRSAESVGEDAIGVAPQEFERRQRAGEFSLAWEANGLAYGIPVEMDQWLKAGKHVLVNGSRANLRQALESYPTLVPVLLTVRDDVLRERLLRRGRETLEQIDARLARNALFKERRSIDRPVHLIDNSGDLADAVGHLLELVRLSAVPDQT